In Kitasatospora viridis, the following are encoded in one genomic region:
- the larB gene encoding nickel pincer cofactor biosynthesis protein LarB — protein sequence MAENWQPPARLAEFAELDHDRAARRGYPEAVYCEGKTPAQVAAIAAAVREHGTATLFTRATPDHAKAVLAELTDAHHDQDARLLAWPPEPPAVTGGLVVVAAAGTSDLAVAREAQLTARYLGRATELVVDIGVAGLHRVLGRLELLRSARVVVVAAGMDGALPSVVAGLIAAPVVALPTSIGYGAAFGGLAPLLAMLNACSPGVAVVNIDNGYGAGHLAAQIAAPA from the coding sequence GTGGCTGAGAACTGGCAACCCCCGGCGCGGCTGGCCGAGTTCGCGGAACTCGACCACGACCGAGCGGCGCGGCGCGGCTATCCGGAGGCCGTCTACTGCGAGGGCAAGACGCCGGCCCAGGTCGCTGCCATCGCTGCCGCGGTCCGCGAGCACGGTACGGCCACCCTCTTCACCCGTGCCACGCCCGACCACGCCAAGGCGGTGCTCGCCGAACTGACGGACGCTCACCATGACCAGGACGCGCGGTTGCTGGCCTGGCCGCCCGAACCGCCGGCCGTCACCGGCGGCCTGGTGGTGGTGGCTGCCGCGGGCACCTCCGACCTGGCGGTGGCCCGTGAGGCACAGTTGACGGCCCGCTACCTCGGCCGGGCCACCGAACTCGTTGTCGACATCGGGGTGGCCGGTCTGCACCGCGTCCTCGGTCGGCTGGAACTGCTGCGCAGCGCGCGCGTGGTCGTGGTGGCGGCCGGGATGGACGGGGCGCTGCCCAGCGTCGTCGCCGGGCTGATCGCCGCACCGGTCGTCGCGCTGCCGACCTCGATCGGCTACGGCGCGGCGTTCGGCGGACTCGCGCCGCTGCTGGCGATGCTCAACGCCTGTTCGCCGGGCGTGGCAGTCGTCAACATCGACAACGGCTACGGCGCGGGCCACCTGGCGGCACAGATCGCCGCCCCCGCCTGA
- the larC gene encoding nickel pincer cofactor biosynthesis protein LarC: MESPTKLAWVDATAGLAGDMLLAALLDAGAPLAEVVSAAEAVVPGAVRLSRTEVTRAGLRASKVDVEPLVEDPPHRTWRSIRAAIEGAELPEPVRDSSLRVFARLARAEGRVHGIAPDDVHFHEVGAWDSIADVVGVCAALHALGVGRLTVSAVALGSGRVRTAHGEIPVPVPAVLELATGWQVLAGGDGELATPTGMALVTALAAECGELPPMRVEASGVGAGTKDTPGRPNVVRVVVGTAARDDAGTEVVLEANVDDLDPRVWPGVLTSLLAAGASDAWLVPILMKKGRPAHTLCVLAPAGRADELRELVFQETSTIGVRESDVRKTALERAWVKVAVLGTHLLVKVAHRGGLIMQATPEFEDVARVAGEQGVPVRAVLEAAVAAAVADGLVAGGQLPRSG, translated from the coding sequence ATGGAGAGTCCGACCAAGCTCGCGTGGGTGGACGCCACAGCGGGCCTCGCGGGCGACATGCTGCTCGCGGCGCTGCTGGACGCCGGAGCTCCCCTGGCCGAGGTCGTGTCGGCGGCGGAGGCGGTGGTCCCCGGAGCGGTGCGGCTGTCACGTACGGAGGTGACCCGGGCCGGCCTACGAGCGAGCAAGGTGGACGTCGAACCGCTGGTCGAGGATCCGCCGCACCGCACGTGGCGGTCGATCCGCGCTGCGATCGAGGGCGCGGAGCTGCCGGAGCCGGTGCGCGACTCGTCGCTGCGGGTGTTCGCACGGCTGGCACGGGCCGAGGGACGGGTCCACGGCATCGCCCCCGACGACGTGCACTTCCACGAGGTCGGCGCCTGGGACTCGATCGCCGACGTCGTCGGCGTCTGCGCCGCCCTGCATGCCCTCGGGGTCGGCCGACTCACCGTCAGCGCGGTGGCGCTGGGGTCAGGACGGGTGCGGACCGCGCACGGCGAGATCCCCGTTCCGGTGCCGGCGGTGCTGGAGCTCGCCACGGGCTGGCAGGTGCTCGCCGGCGGTGACGGCGAGTTGGCCACCCCGACCGGAATGGCGCTGGTGACGGCCCTGGCCGCCGAGTGCGGCGAGTTGCCGCCGATGCGGGTCGAAGCGTCAGGTGTCGGGGCCGGCACCAAGGACACGCCGGGGCGCCCGAACGTGGTGCGGGTGGTGGTCGGAACGGCCGCTCGGGACGACGCCGGCACCGAGGTGGTCCTGGAGGCGAACGTCGACGACCTCGACCCGAGAGTGTGGCCGGGCGTGCTCACCTCGCTGCTTGCCGCCGGGGCCTCGGACGCCTGGCTGGTTCCCATCCTGATGAAGAAGGGCCGCCCGGCGCACACCCTGTGCGTGCTCGCGCCGGCGGGACGCGCGGACGAGCTGCGCGAGCTGGTCTTCCAGGAGACCAGCACCATCGGCGTGCGTGAGTCGGACGTGCGCAAGACGGCGCTGGAGCGTGCTTGGGTGAAGGTCGCGGTGCTGGGCACGCACCTGCTGGTCAAGGTCGCGCACCGGGGCGGCCTCATCATGCAGGCGACCCCGGAGTTCGAGGACGTCGCCCGGGTCGCAGGCGAGCAGGGCGTGCCGGTGCGTGCGGTGCTGGAGGCCGCGGTGGCGGCGGCCGTCGCCGATGGCCTGGTGGCCGGCGGGCAACTGCCCCGTTCGGGCTGA
- a CDS encoding SDR family NAD(P)-dependent oxidoreductase, with translation MDGLKDKVIVFAGAGGLAAATAGYLGAGGAKLIVGDISEAAAERTVQVAREAGGEGLAIALDISNEDQVKRQIDLAVKEYGRIDGLFNVAANIHPDEVARDTNVIDIELSAWQRTIDVNLTGYLLTLKHALPHMIAGGGGSVVNTLSGAVYAGMPDKVAYSVTKAGIGALIRHVARRYGKDGVRSNGVAPGLVLTEATKLNLPEEFRDMILTGTPSPRHGKPEDIGATVAFLLSDLSEWVNGQVLCVDGGTSMRP, from the coding sequence ATGGACGGACTCAAGGACAAGGTCATCGTCTTCGCCGGCGCGGGCGGCCTCGCCGCGGCGACCGCCGGCTACCTCGGCGCCGGGGGTGCGAAGCTGATCGTCGGCGACATCAGCGAAGCGGCGGCCGAGCGCACGGTGCAGGTCGCCCGGGAGGCGGGCGGCGAAGGCCTCGCGATCGCGCTGGACATCTCGAACGAAGACCAGGTGAAGCGCCAGATCGACCTCGCGGTCAAGGAGTACGGCCGCATCGACGGCCTGTTCAACGTCGCCGCCAACATCCACCCCGACGAGGTGGCCCGCGACACGAACGTCATCGACATCGAGCTGTCGGCCTGGCAGCGAACCATCGACGTCAACCTCACCGGCTATCTGCTCACGTTGAAGCACGCGCTCCCCCACATGATCGCGGGCGGTGGCGGGTCGGTGGTCAACACCCTCTCCGGCGCCGTGTACGCGGGGATGCCGGACAAGGTGGCCTACTCCGTGACCAAGGCAGGCATCGGTGCGCTCATCCGGCACGTCGCGCGCCGGTACGGAAAGGACGGGGTGCGCTCCAACGGGGTGGCGCCGGGCCTGGTCCTCACCGAGGCGACCAAGCTGAACCTGCCCGAGGAGTTCCGGGACATGATCCTCACCGGCACGCCCTCCCCGCGACACGGGAAGCCCGAGGACATCGGCGCCACGGTGGCCTTCCTGCTCTCGGACCTGTCAGAGTGGGTCAACGGCCAGGTCCTGTGCGTCGACGGCGGAACCTCGATGCGCCCGTAG
- the uidA gene encoding beta-glucuronidase codes for MLRPQDGPTRERKSLNGLWAFRLDAVGDGRRHGWWRSALPQARQMPVPASYNDVVPDQSVRDHVGDAWYQTGVRIPSAWAGERIVLRFDAATHRAVVWVDDVQVAEHEGGYTPFEADITDHVQPGEEARVTVVVNNELTWSSIPPGEIEDGPGGRTQNYFQDFLNYAGLNRSVWLCRTPRTHITSVNVETGLDGADGLIHYTVEHTGAQDVCVVVRDAEGHEVASGSGAQGRLRVGDVHRWAPGDGYLYRLEARLHEAGSALVDSYALPVGVRTVEVRGTRFLINGEPFHFRGFGKHEDTAVRGRGHDDVLMVHDFELMKWAGANSFRTAHYPYAEEVLDYADRNGIVVISETAAVGLNVQMSTSPSRTVTQTYSEQAIGSATQQTHLQAVRELIARDRNHPSVVLWSIANEPESGVPEARDYFAPLFAEARKLDPTRPVGFANVMMVSADRCLVTELADVVMVNRYYGWYAFMDDLPAAEAALEADLRAWADRHAKPILVTEYGGDTLAGLHSLLDVPWSEEYQSSLLAMCHRVFDRVDAVVGEHIWNFADFATRPGLIRVDGNKKGVFTRDRQPKAAAFAVRRRWRGEA; via the coding sequence ATGCTGCGTCCCCAAGACGGACCGACGCGCGAACGCAAGTCGCTGAACGGTCTCTGGGCCTTCCGGCTCGACGCCGTCGGTGACGGGCGCCGGCACGGCTGGTGGCGGTCGGCGCTGCCGCAGGCGCGGCAGATGCCGGTGCCGGCGAGCTACAACGACGTCGTCCCGGACCAGTCCGTGCGCGATCACGTCGGGGACGCCTGGTACCAGACCGGGGTGCGCATCCCGTCCGCCTGGGCCGGGGAGCGGATCGTGCTGCGCTTCGACGCGGCCACCCACCGGGCGGTGGTCTGGGTGGATGACGTTCAGGTCGCCGAACACGAGGGCGGGTACACGCCGTTCGAGGCCGACATCACCGACCACGTCCAGCCCGGCGAGGAGGCGCGGGTGACGGTGGTCGTCAACAACGAGCTGACCTGGAGCTCGATCCCCCCGGGCGAGATCGAGGACGGGCCCGGCGGGCGCACGCAGAACTACTTCCAGGACTTCCTCAACTACGCCGGCCTCAACCGGTCGGTCTGGCTCTGCCGGACCCCGCGCACGCACATCACCTCCGTCAACGTCGAGACCGGCCTGGACGGCGCCGACGGTCTGATCCACTACACGGTCGAGCACACCGGGGCGCAGGACGTCTGCGTGGTCGTGCGTGACGCGGAGGGTCACGAGGTCGCCTCCGGCTCGGGGGCACAGGGCCGGTTGCGGGTGGGCGACGTGCACCGCTGGGCTCCCGGCGACGGCTACCTCTACCGGCTGGAGGCCCGGCTGCACGAGGCCGGGAGCGCGCTGGTGGACAGCTACGCGCTGCCCGTGGGCGTGCGCACCGTCGAGGTGCGCGGCACCCGGTTCCTCATCAACGGCGAGCCGTTCCACTTCAGGGGCTTCGGCAAGCACGAGGACACGGCGGTGCGCGGGCGCGGCCACGACGACGTGCTCATGGTCCACGACTTCGAGCTGATGAAGTGGGCCGGCGCCAACTCCTTCCGCACCGCCCACTACCCCTACGCCGAGGAGGTGCTCGACTACGCCGACCGCAACGGCATCGTCGTCATCTCCGAGACCGCGGCCGTCGGCCTCAACGTGCAGATGTCGACGTCGCCCAGCCGTACGGTGACCCAGACCTACTCCGAGCAGGCGATCGGCTCCGCCACGCAGCAGACCCACTTGCAGGCGGTGCGGGAACTCATCGCCCGGGACCGGAACCACCCCAGCGTGGTGTTGTGGAGCATCGCCAACGAGCCCGAGTCCGGGGTGCCGGAGGCACGCGACTACTTCGCTCCGCTCTTCGCCGAGGCGCGCAAGCTCGACCCGACCCGCCCGGTGGGCTTCGCCAACGTGATGATGGTGTCGGCCGACCGCTGTCTGGTCACCGAGCTGGCGGACGTGGTCATGGTCAACCGGTACTACGGCTGGTACGCGTTCATGGACGACCTGCCGGCCGCGGAGGCGGCGCTGGAGGCCGACCTGCGGGCCTGGGCCGACCGGCACGCCAAGCCGATCCTCGTCACCGAGTACGGCGGGGACACCCTCGCCGGCCTGCACTCGTTGCTCGACGTGCCCTGGTCGGAGGAGTACCAGTCCTCGCTCCTCGCCATGTGCCACCGCGTCTTCGACCGTGTCGACGCAGTGGTCGGCGAGCACATCTGGAACTTCGCCGACTTCGCGACCCGCCCCGGACTGATCCGTGTGGACGGCAACAAGAAGGGCGTCTTCACGCGGGACCGCCAGCCCAAGGCCGCCGCCTTCGCCGTCCGCCGCCGCTGGCGCGGCGAGGCGTGA
- a CDS encoding glycoside hydrolase family 1 protein, which translates to MAFSDGFLWGAATAAHQVEGDNVDSDFWALEHAANSPFAQPSGEACDHYRLFRQDIALLAGLGFNSYRFSIEWARVEPVDGQVSQTALAHYREVLQACHHAGMTPVVTLHHFSSPSWLQRLGGWEYEGTPDRFAAYCRTVMSELGDLIPYVCTINEANIGRVIRRIIAGGGEGRRPAVEQAPVGLDARAADVSAENPEAARSATAPPDMAGVFLFSFSDTAFEIITRAHTAARQVIREVSPDTEVGLTLALQDVQTLPGGERLAAETWAELFEDFLPAMAGDDFLGVQNYSRIRVGPDGVAAAPEGAELTQMGYEFYPQALGNVLRRCAAAGLPLMVTENGLATDDDERRVEFIQSALEGVEGALAEGIDVRGYLHWSALDNFEWMHGYRPKFGLIAVDRATQHRTVKESARHLGAIARRNALR; encoded by the coding sequence ATGGCCTTCTCCGACGGCTTCCTGTGGGGCGCGGCGACCGCCGCCCACCAGGTCGAAGGCGACAACGTCGACAGCGACTTCTGGGCGCTGGAACACGCCGCGAACTCGCCCTTCGCCCAGCCCAGCGGCGAGGCGTGCGACCACTACCGGCTCTTCCGGCAGGACATCGCGCTGCTGGCCGGGCTCGGGTTCAACAGCTACCGGTTCTCGATCGAGTGGGCCCGCGTGGAGCCCGTGGACGGGCAGGTCTCACAGACTGCCCTCGCGCACTACCGCGAGGTCCTGCAGGCCTGCCACCACGCCGGAATGACACCCGTGGTGACGCTGCACCACTTCAGCAGCCCGAGCTGGCTCCAGCGGCTCGGCGGCTGGGAGTACGAGGGCACCCCCGACAGGTTCGCCGCCTACTGCCGCACGGTGATGAGCGAACTCGGCGATCTGATCCCCTACGTGTGCACCATCAACGAGGCCAACATCGGCCGGGTCATCCGCCGCATCATCGCCGGCGGCGGCGAGGGCCGTCGCCCTGCGGTGGAGCAGGCTCCCGTCGGCCTGGACGCGCGGGCCGCCGACGTCAGCGCCGAGAACCCGGAGGCGGCCCGGTCGGCCACCGCACCGCCGGACATGGCGGGAGTCTTCCTCTTCTCCTTCAGCGACACGGCCTTCGAGATCATCACCCGCGCCCACACTGCGGCGCGCCAGGTGATCAGGGAGGTCAGCCCGGACACCGAGGTCGGCCTCACCCTCGCCCTCCAGGACGTGCAGACCTTGCCCGGCGGCGAGAGGCTCGCCGCGGAGACCTGGGCGGAGCTGTTCGAGGACTTCCTGCCGGCCATGGCCGGCGACGACTTCCTCGGCGTGCAGAACTACTCGCGGATCCGAGTCGGGCCGGACGGGGTCGCCGCGGCACCCGAGGGTGCCGAACTCACCCAGATGGGATACGAGTTCTACCCGCAGGCCCTGGGCAACGTACTGCGCCGCTGTGCCGCCGCGGGCCTGCCCTTGATGGTGACGGAGAACGGTCTCGCCACCGACGACGACGAGCGCCGGGTCGAGTTCATCCAGTCGGCGCTGGAGGGCGTCGAGGGTGCGCTGGCCGAGGGCATCGACGTGCGCGGCTACCTGCACTGGTCAGCACTGGACAACTTCGAGTGGATGCACGGCTATCGGCCGAAGTTCGGGCTGATCGCCGTCGACCGGGCCACCCAGCACCGCACGGTCAAGGAGAGCGCCCGCCACCTGGGCGCGATCGCGCGCCGGAACGCACTGCGTTGA
- a CDS encoding alpha/beta hydrolase fold domain-containing protein, translated as MPINPYYDEHIRALADVMSGARSEQEIRERLRELAQHRESPEPWTSPDVAVGDTGVPGPHGPVPVRTYRPIRRPATSALLWVHGGGFTGGDLEMPEAHRVSGELALRADAFVVSVGYRLAGDGIRYPVPLDDVHAAWSWLCTTGLPPGSDDLPIALGGASAGAALALATALRTRDHGDRTADALLLAYPFTHFPAPALDTATAVEMSTLPALARFAPQGIEHMVRSYVGRITDLPTDALPGTAPLAGLPRTHLVLSGYDDLRPSGELLHRQLDEVGVQVTSYLADSMLHGHLDLTAPLPQVEESLDFFAAALREAVRPMSGSAAGVRATAGLHTAAQQTPPVG; from the coding sequence ATGCCGATCAACCCGTACTACGACGAGCACATCCGCGCCCTCGCCGACGTCATGTCGGGCGCTCGTTCGGAGCAGGAGATCCGGGAACGGCTGCGGGAGCTCGCGCAGCACCGGGAGAGCCCGGAGCCTTGGACCAGCCCGGACGTCGCTGTGGGCGACACCGGCGTTCCCGGCCCGCACGGCCCCGTCCCGGTGCGCACCTACCGCCCCATCCGCCGACCGGCCACCAGCGCCCTGCTCTGGGTCCACGGCGGCGGCTTCACGGGGGGCGACCTGGAGATGCCCGAGGCCCACCGGGTCAGTGGGGAACTCGCGCTGCGCGCCGACGCGTTCGTGGTGTCGGTGGGCTACCGACTGGCGGGCGACGGCATCCGCTACCCGGTTCCGCTCGATGACGTGCACGCGGCCTGGTCGTGGCTGTGCACCACAGGCCTTCCTCCTGGCTCGGATGATCTCCCGATCGCCCTCGGCGGTGCCAGCGCCGGTGCGGCGCTGGCACTCGCGACCGCCCTGCGCACCCGCGACCACGGCGATCGCACGGCCGACGCGCTCCTGCTCGCTTACCCGTTCACGCACTTCCCGGCCCCCGCGCTCGACACCGCGACCGCGGTGGAGATGAGCACGCTGCCCGCGCTGGCGAGGTTCGCACCGCAGGGGATCGAGCACATGGTCCGCAGCTACGTGGGCAGGATCACCGATCTGCCCACGGACGCGCTCCCCGGCACCGCCCCGTTGGCGGGTCTACCGCGGACCCACCTCGTCCTGTCGGGCTACGACGACCTGCGCCCGTCCGGAGAGCTGCTCCACCGCCAGTTGGACGAGGTCGGCGTGCAGGTCACCAGCTACCTCGCCGACAGCATGCTGCACGGGCACCTCGATCTCACCGCGCCGCTACCGCAGGTCGAGGAGTCGCTCGACTTCTTCGCGGCCGCACTGCGCGAAGCGGTCCGCCCCATGAGCGGCAGTGCCGCCGGGGTCCGCGCCACCGCCGGCCTGCACACCGCCGCGCAGCAGACACCCCCCGTAGGCTGA
- a CDS encoding MFS transporter has product MTTETTAPPATGSASRLGARLTVALVCMVWAAHSSSLIALLAGNSTAQIATHFRTTQIAWFSLAPSLLSILVAPAIYWAATIYGKRRVMMIVAGVAIVGDLIAAVATDYPVLVLGRAISGVYSGAAVLTYAITRDVFPKRSVGQASGALAGGVALVGFIGPFMSAWILDSAGYRGSLWAMVGITALTLVMLLVFIPESPVREPRKPFDWIGGLLLGAGLTAAVYGLGQGTSWGWTSGRVLGLIIGGLTAIVAFLFVEGKVAHPVFPVTLLRRRPVWSMIIVTSLVSSAMSVGTVGYLLALMPHIPRVSAGLGFTATHYAVIGLPSSVVMLATAVYGGSLARRHDPRLLLAAGSALFAVGMAITAVYHHTANQIMFFGLPGSVGMGLIITASPILVISAVKPAEQALGNGAQGMVSGLIGAFITQLAYVVLAQNAHSVRGIQFYSDASFTNAYWLFVGVGVVGAAATFLMPRMKRMDEVEAGQAAATS; this is encoded by the coding sequence GTGACCACCGAAACCACCGCGCCCCCGGCAACAGGGAGTGCATCCAGACTCGGCGCCCGCCTGACGGTCGCCCTCGTGTGCATGGTCTGGGCCGCCCACAGCAGCTCGCTCATCGCCCTGCTCGCGGGCAACAGCACCGCCCAGATCGCGACCCACTTCCGCACCACCCAGATCGCCTGGTTCTCGCTCGCGCCCAGCCTCCTCAGCATCCTCGTGGCGCCCGCGATCTACTGGGCCGCCACGATCTACGGCAAGCGGCGCGTCATGATGATCGTCGCCGGCGTGGCCATCGTCGGTGACCTGATCGCCGCGGTCGCCACGGACTACCCGGTGCTCGTCCTCGGCCGTGCGATCAGCGGTGTCTACTCCGGAGCCGCGGTACTGACCTACGCGATCACCCGCGACGTGTTCCCCAAGCGGTCGGTCGGGCAGGCCAGCGGAGCGCTGGCCGGCGGTGTCGCGCTGGTGGGCTTCATCGGTCCGTTCATGTCCGCGTGGATCCTTGACTCCGCCGGGTACCGCGGGTCGCTGTGGGCCATGGTCGGCATCACCGCGCTCACCCTGGTCATGCTGCTCGTCTTCATCCCCGAGAGCCCGGTTCGCGAGCCCCGCAAGCCGTTCGACTGGATCGGCGGTCTCCTGCTCGGTGCGGGCCTGACGGCCGCTGTCTACGGTCTGGGCCAGGGCACCAGCTGGGGCTGGACCAGCGGGCGCGTGCTCGGCCTGATCATCGGCGGACTGACCGCGATCGTCGCCTTCCTCTTCGTCGAGGGCAAGGTCGCCCACCCGGTGTTCCCGGTCACCCTGCTCCGGCGCCGTCCGGTCTGGTCGATGATCATCGTCACCTCCCTGGTCTCCTCGGCCATGTCCGTCGGCACGGTGGGATACCTGCTCGCGCTGATGCCGCACATCCCGCGCGTCTCCGCCGGGCTCGGCTTCACCGCCACCCACTACGCCGTCATCGGCCTGCCGAGCAGCGTGGTCATGCTGGCGACAGCCGTGTACGGAGGCTCGCTCGCCCGGCGCCACGACCCACGGCTCCTGCTCGCCGCCGGCTCCGCACTCTTCGCCGTCGGCATGGCGATCACCGCCGTCTACCACCACACCGCCAACCAGATCATGTTCTTCGGGCTCCCCGGCAGCGTCGGCATGGGCCTGATCATCACCGCCAGCCCGATCCTGGTCATCAGCGCGGTCAAGCCCGCCGAGCAGGCGCTCGGCAACGGCGCCCAGGGCATGGTGAGCGGCCTCATCGGAGCGTTCATCACCCAGCTCGCCTACGTGGTGCTGGCCCAGAACGCGCACTCGGTGCGGGGCATCCAGTTCTACAGCGACGCCAGCTTCACCAACGCCTACTGGCTGTTCGTCGGTGTGGGCGTCGTCGGTGCGGCCGCCACGTTCCTGATGCCGCGCATGAAGCGGATGGACGAGGTCGAGGCCGGGCAGGCCGCGGCCACCTCCTGA
- a CDS encoding glycoside hydrolase family 2 TIM barrel-domain containing protein yields MIRTPFNEGWQAREKVNRFLEMGGIAPAYQDVRLPHDAMIGRRRDPAAGGASGFFPGGVYEYRKSYTPPADLRDQRVLLEFEGVYRDAMVYINGAYAGQCPSGYTAFTVRADSFLRFGEENEIRVECRVHQDSRWYSGAGIHRDVHLVVGGPVRLALDGVRVTTRDADAGSAVVELSAVVENDGLRPVSLDVSVGIQDEEGGQVASGSVPVTVLPGEPATVRQRLYVRDPALWSPERPALHTASVVLVSGDEAVDQDRVVFGIRTLQLDPEHGLRINGESVKLRGACIHHDNGVLGSAAFARAEERRVELLKQAGFNAIRSSHNPLSRVMLDACDRLGMLVMDEAFDMWTVPKSDFDYALSFPTWWEHDIEAMVRKNANHPSVVLYSIGNEIPEAATPHGAVWGRRIAEKVRSLDDTRFVTNGVNIPRAAMMAAVMAAQGRLAGEFDTLGPNAMMVAVSEAIRESAASELVTGPTAESFGVLDVAGMNYMELRYEVDRELFPNRVIVGTETHPTRIDELWRLVLDNSHVIGDFTWTGWDYLGEAGVGRVKYADSESETGQVAGIAGAYPWLTAWVGDIDITGWRRPPSYYRETVFGLRAEPYIAVHRPENHGRRLVAGPWSWPEVVPSWSWDGSDGEPITVEVYSDAEEVELLLDGVPLGRAAAGETNGFRAVFETVYRPGELVAVAYRDGKEHGRSSLVSATGPLGLAVRPDRGQIGADGGDLVFVSIMLTDHQGNARHDVDRPVTVDVEGPAVLQGLGSGRPATEEPYTAPVHTTYEGRVLAVVRATGPGEITLRVSATDCEPVAVVVQAR; encoded by the coding sequence ATGATCCGCACACCGTTCAACGAGGGCTGGCAGGCTCGCGAGAAGGTCAACCGCTTCCTGGAGATGGGTGGGATCGCTCCCGCCTACCAGGACGTCCGGCTGCCGCACGATGCCATGATCGGGCGCCGCCGAGACCCTGCCGCGGGCGGCGCGAGCGGTTTCTTCCCCGGTGGGGTCTACGAGTACCGGAAGTCCTACACACCGCCGGCCGACCTCCGGGACCAGCGGGTGCTGCTGGAGTTCGAGGGCGTGTACCGCGACGCCATGGTGTACATCAACGGTGCTTACGCCGGCCAATGCCCCTCCGGCTACACCGCTTTCACCGTCCGCGCCGACTCCTTCCTGCGGTTCGGGGAGGAGAACGAGATCCGCGTGGAGTGCCGTGTCCACCAGGACTCCCGCTGGTACTCGGGTGCGGGCATCCACCGCGACGTCCACCTGGTCGTCGGTGGCCCGGTGCGTCTCGCGCTCGACGGGGTGCGGGTCACCACGCGGGACGCCGACGCGGGGAGCGCGGTCGTGGAGCTGTCCGCCGTGGTCGAGAACGACGGGCTCCGGCCGGTCAGCCTCGACGTGAGCGTCGGCATCCAGGACGAGGAGGGTGGGCAGGTTGCCTCCGGCAGTGTCCCCGTCACCGTGCTGCCGGGGGAGCCGGCGACCGTCCGCCAGCGCCTGTACGTGCGTGATCCCGCCCTGTGGAGCCCTGAGCGCCCTGCGCTCCACACGGCCTCCGTCGTGCTCGTGTCCGGGGACGAAGCCGTCGACCAGGACCGCGTCGTCTTCGGCATCCGCACCCTCCAGCTCGATCCGGAGCACGGGCTGCGCATCAACGGCGAGAGCGTCAAGCTGCGCGGCGCGTGCATCCACCACGACAACGGCGTGCTGGGCTCGGCCGCCTTCGCCCGAGCCGAGGAGCGCCGGGTCGAACTGCTCAAGCAGGCCGGCTTCAACGCGATCCGCAGCTCCCACAACCCGCTCAGCCGGGTCATGCTGGACGCCTGCGACCGGCTCGGCATGCTGGTCATGGACGAGGCCTTCGACATGTGGACCGTGCCGAAGTCGGATTTCGACTACGCGCTCTCCTTCCCCACCTGGTGGGAGCACGACATCGAGGCGATGGTCCGCAAGAACGCCAACCACCCCAGCGTCGTCCTCTACTCGATCGGCAACGAGATTCCCGAGGCCGCCACCCCGCACGGCGCGGTGTGGGGGCGTCGGATCGCCGAGAAGGTCCGTTCCTTGGACGACACGCGGTTCGTCACCAACGGCGTCAACATTCCGCGCGCGGCGATGATGGCCGCCGTGATGGCCGCGCAGGGGCGTCTCGCGGGCGAGTTCGACACCCTCGGGCCCAACGCGATGATGGTGGCCGTGAGCGAGGCCATCCGCGAGAGCGCGGCGTCCGAGCTGGTCACCGGTCCGACCGCCGAGTCCTTCGGGGTGCTGGACGTGGCGGGGATGAACTACATGGAGCTGCGCTACGAGGTCGACCGCGAGCTCTTCCCCAATCGCGTGATCGTGGGCACCGAGACGCACCCCACGCGGATCGACGAGCTCTGGCGGCTGGTCCTGGACAACAGCCACGTCATCGGTGACTTCACCTGGACCGGCTGGGACTACCTGGGCGAGGCGGGTGTCGGCCGGGTCAAGTACGCCGACAGCGAGTCGGAGACGGGGCAGGTCGCGGGGATCGCCGGCGCCTATCCGTGGCTCACCGCCTGGGTCGGTGACATCGACATCACGGGGTGGCGGCGCCCGCCGTCCTACTACCGGGAGACCGTCTTCGGTCTGCGGGCCGAGCCGTACATCGCGGTGCACCGGCCCGAGAACCACGGCCGCCGACTGGTCGCCGGGCCGTGGTCCTGGCCGGAGGTGGTCCCTTCGTGGAGCTGGGACGGCTCCGACGGTGAGCCGATCACCGTCGAGGTCTACAGCGATGCCGAGGAGGTCGAGCTGTTGCTGGACGGCGTCCCGCTGGGACGCGCTGCGGCGGGCGAGACCAACGGGTTCCGGGCCGTGTTCGAGACCGTCTACCGGCCGGGCGAGCTCGTCGCGGTCGCCTACCGCGACGGCAAGGAGCACGGACGCAGCAGCCTCGTCTCGGCCACCGGGCCGCTCGGGCTCGCGGTTCGGCCCGACCGCGGGCAGATCGGCGCGGACGGGGGCGATCTCGTCTTCGTCTCCATCATGCTGACGGATCATCAGGGGAACGCCAGGCACGACGTCGACCGTCCGGTGACCGTCGACGTCGAGGGGCCCGCCGTGCTGCAGGGGCTCGGCAGCGGTCGCCCGGCCACCGAGGAGCCGTACACCGCCCCCGTCCACACCACCTACGAGGGCCGTGTGTTGGCCGTTGTCCGGGCCACCGGTCCCGGGGAGATCACCCTCAGGGTCAGCGCCACGGACTGCGAGCCCGTGGCCGTGGTGGTGCAGGCCCGGTAG